In Pontiella desulfatans, one DNA window encodes the following:
- a CDS encoding arylsulfatase — translation MRKYLWGFGSLLLFVVAVHAGRAPNIIYILTDDLGYGDLSCNGQTHFQTPNIDRLAAEGMTFTDHYSGATVCAPSRCALLTGKHTGHAVVRGNSEFLPEGQQPMPADTYTMAHMLQKAGYSTGLFGKWGLGAPGTASEPLKMGFDRFYGYNCQRQAHHYYPYFLWDDDQREMLWGNFGLETEDYAPTLIHDEVMEFIEENKDQPFYCFYAVVQPHAEMFAPEEYMEKYRGKFLPESSYEGTDDGPNFRKYAYGSQPEAHAAFAAMVHNIDDYVGDITAKLTELGIADDTLIVFTSDNGPHQEGGHDPAYFNSNGSQRGFKRDLYEGGIHVPMIAWWPGKVAAASSTDHLSAFWDMMPTAAEMAGVGAPDNIDGVSFLPTLMGNKEQKEHEYLYWEFHEKKGRVAIRKGNWKGVRYDVAVDANSPLELYDLASDPQEANNVAGQHPEVVAELDALIKGARTVSPVEKFNFPLKRNSGNAARAHEKK, via the coding sequence ATGAGAAAATATCTATGGGGATTTGGGAGTCTGCTTTTGTTTGTGGTGGCCGTACATGCGGGCCGGGCGCCGAATATAATTTATATTTTAACCGATGATCTGGGGTATGGAGATCTGAGCTGTAACGGGCAGACGCACTTTCAGACGCCGAATATTGACCGTCTGGCCGCTGAAGGGATGACCTTTACGGATCACTATTCCGGGGCCACGGTCTGTGCGCCGTCGCGTTGTGCGCTGTTGACCGGTAAGCATACCGGACATGCGGTCGTACGGGGCAACTCCGAATTTCTGCCGGAGGGGCAGCAGCCGATGCCGGCCGACACCTACACGATGGCGCACATGCTGCAAAAGGCGGGCTACTCCACCGGGCTGTTCGGCAAATGGGGACTGGGTGCACCGGGAACCGCCAGCGAGCCGCTGAAAATGGGCTTCGATCGTTTCTACGGCTATAACTGCCAGCGTCAGGCCCACCATTATTATCCCTATTTCCTGTGGGACGATGATCAGCGTGAAATGCTGTGGGGCAATTTCGGCCTGGAAACAGAAGATTATGCGCCGACGCTCATTCACGATGAGGTCATGGAATTTATCGAGGAGAACAAGGATCAGCCGTTCTATTGTTTCTATGCTGTGGTTCAGCCGCACGCCGAAATGTTCGCTCCCGAGGAATACATGGAAAAATATCGTGGTAAGTTTCTGCCCGAAAGTTCCTATGAAGGGACGGATGACGGCCCGAACTTCCGTAAATATGCCTATGGGTCTCAGCCGGAAGCCCACGCCGCCTTTGCGGCAATGGTGCACAATATCGATGATTATGTCGGCGATATTACCGCCAAGCTGACGGAGCTGGGCATTGCTGACGATACTCTGATCGTTTTTACGTCCGACAACGGGCCGCATCAGGAAGGCGGTCATGATCCGGCCTACTTTAATTCCAACGGTTCGCAGCGCGGCTTCAAGCGCGATCTATACGAGGGCGGTATTCATGTGCCGATGATTGCATGGTGGCCGGGCAAGGTTGCAGCCGCCTCCAGTACGGACCATCTCTCCGCATTCTGGGATATGATGCCGACCGCCGCCGAAATGGCGGGTGTGGGGGCGCCGGACAACATTGACGGTGTGTCCTTCCTACCCACCCTGATGGGGAATAAGGAGCAGAAGGAGCACGAATACCTCTACTGGGAATTCCACGAAAAGAAAGGGCGCGTTGCGATCCGTAAGGGGAATTGGAAGGGTGTGCGCTATGACGTAGCCGTGGATGCAAATTCACCACTGGAGCTTTACGACCTCGCTTCCGATCCACAGGAAGCAAACAACGTGGCGGGGCAGCATCCTGAGGTGGTGGCTGAGCTCGATGCACTGATTAAAGGAGCGCGTACCGTTTCGCCGGTGGAAAAATTTAACTTTCCGCTGAAACGGAATTCCGGCAATGCCGCCCGCGCGCATGAAAAGAAATAA
- a CDS encoding glycoside hydrolase family 27 protein, with protein sequence MKKYMLTAMLVMGAVSVMAMGRPVQETLAQTPPMGWNSFDSYGVYLHEEAAFANLEAMAEKLKPHGYEYFVIDNGWFGEYTLQEGTIFPAEKHAHDIRINEYGHFQPSEVYFPGGLKPIADRAHELGLKFGVHLMRGIPRKAVEQNLPIKGTKYTARDIANTDPEENCVWCHYCYAVDMSKPGAQEWYDGLIQHIADMGVDMIKYDDIVPHPDEVEAVAKAIKKTGKPMLLSLSPGGTVDPEAIDFFRMGNMLRVTPDVWDEQKYIDLCFAAWRKWQGKEQPGFWIDMDMIPFGQLQLMSPPSTDGKKTVMDKGDVALAGKGVHRQCQLTKPQMKTFITMRAMAASPLMMGGDLPTLDDFSLMLITDPDMLACNQNGVMGSLMLEKDGLETWKADKKGTNGEGWIGIFNRQDKKVEFELNAERLGLHGADYTLMEVWSDDEKSLGQKIKLNPNGVLFVKFSR encoded by the coding sequence ATGAAAAAATATATGCTCACTGCAATGCTTGTTATGGGTGCTGTGTCGGTCATGGCGATGGGCCGTCCGGTTCAGGAAACGCTGGCGCAGACGCCGCCGATGGGTTGGAACAGTTTCGACAGCTATGGGGTCTACCTGCACGAAGAAGCGGCTTTTGCAAACCTCGAGGCGATGGCGGAGAAACTAAAACCGCATGGTTATGAATATTTCGTTATTGATAATGGCTGGTTCGGGGAATACACGCTGCAGGAAGGTACGATCTTCCCTGCGGAAAAGCATGCGCACGATATTCGGATCAACGAATATGGACACTTCCAACCTTCGGAAGTTTATTTTCCGGGAGGACTAAAACCGATCGCCGACCGTGCTCATGAGTTGGGCCTGAAATTCGGCGTCCATCTGATGCGCGGAATCCCGCGTAAAGCGGTGGAACAGAATCTGCCGATCAAAGGAACAAAATATACGGCGCGCGATATCGCCAATACGGATCCGGAGGAAAACTGCGTCTGGTGTCACTATTGTTATGCGGTCGATATGAGCAAGCCGGGCGCGCAGGAATGGTATGACGGCCTGATTCAGCATATCGCCGACATGGGCGTGGATATGATTAAATACGACGATATCGTGCCGCACCCCGACGAGGTTGAAGCGGTCGCCAAAGCGATTAAAAAGACCGGCAAACCGATGCTGCTAAGCCTTTCACCGGGCGGAACGGTGGATCCGGAAGCCATCGACTTTTTCCGCATGGGCAACATGCTGCGGGTCACGCCCGATGTCTGGGACGAGCAGAAGTATATCGACCTCTGTTTTGCGGCCTGGCGCAAATGGCAGGGCAAGGAGCAACCCGGTTTCTGGATTGATATGGATATGATTCCGTTCGGTCAGCTGCAGCTGATGTCTCCGCCGAGTACAGATGGAAAGAAGACGGTGATGGATAAGGGCGACGTTGCGTTGGCCGGCAAAGGCGTGCATCGTCAATGCCAGCTGACGAAACCGCAGATGAAAACCTTTATCACCATGCGGGCGATGGCCGCGTCGCCCCTGATGATGGGCGGGGATCTGCCGACGCTAGACGACTTTTCGTTGATGCTGATCACCGATCCCGACATGCTCGCCTGCAACCAGAATGGCGTGATGGGATCATTGATGTTGGAAAAGGATGGCCTGGAAACCTGGAAAGCGGATAAAAAGGGCACGAATGGAGAAGGCTGGATCGGGATCTTCAACCGTCAGGACAAGAAGGTCGAATTTGAACTGAATGCGGAACGCCTCGGTTTGCATGGTGCGGATTACACGCTCATGGAAGTCTGGAGCGATGATGAAAAGAGTCTGGGCCAGAAGATCAAGTTGAATCCAAACGGCGTGCTATTTGTTAAGTTCAGCCGTTAG
- a CDS encoding sulfatase-like hydrolase/transferase — protein sequence MKKRLLLLSVLCVAGVAAAERPNVLFISVDDLNDWVGVFGGHPQCKTPHIDRFAEEAMVFRNASCAGPVCGPSRSALLSGFMPATTGLYGNSNNMLDSEIVQKNTTLPEYFSKNGYLTISRGKIFHHHTTENGSDAGHWAFDVWEKAKGSGKPDPAQLNFRDKGIVNGKKLENPKYTSSGGSGFAFGPLLGGKEGTRDYETARWFGQKLQEDYDKPFFMAVGISKPHLPFHAPQEYFDLYPLESVKVPEFRMDDLDDILDANGKKAFKPHVDFLWCQEYGVMKEAVQAYLATISYADECVGVVLDALAKSKYADNTIVVIWGDHGWHLGEKLKFRKASLWRESTQLPLIIKTPGMKKRQDCMRNVNLIDLYPSLVDLCGLPEKELDGKTIRPLLENPEKEWEPTVTTQGKGNHSVISEKWHYMTYARGFEELYDLENDPMEWTNLVQSNPEKAKAVIAKLKPYLPKHDANEIPKSTQNKSIKQMDVTIKPRRDLMKLK from the coding sequence ATGAAGAAGAGATTGTTGCTGCTGTCTGTGTTATGTGTGGCTGGCGTTGCCGCGGCCGAGAGGCCGAATGTGCTGTTTATTTCGGTGGACGACCTGAACGATTGGGTGGGCGTGTTTGGCGGGCATCCGCAGTGCAAGACACCTCATATTGACCGGTTTGCGGAAGAGGCGATGGTTTTCCGGAACGCGAGCTGCGCGGGGCCGGTTTGCGGGCCGTCGCGTTCGGCCTTGCTTTCGGGCTTTATGCCGGCAACCACCGGCCTCTATGGAAACAGCAACAATATGCTGGATTCGGAGATTGTGCAGAAGAACACCACGTTGCCGGAATACTTTTCCAAAAACGGCTACCTGACGATTTCGCGCGGGAAAATCTTCCACCATCATACGACGGAAAACGGGTCAGACGCCGGGCACTGGGCATTCGATGTCTGGGAGAAGGCAAAGGGGAGCGGCAAGCCCGATCCGGCTCAGCTCAACTTTCGCGATAAAGGTATTGTGAACGGGAAGAAGCTGGAAAATCCAAAGTATACCTCCAGCGGAGGGTCGGGTTTTGCTTTCGGGCCGCTGCTTGGCGGCAAGGAAGGGACGAGGGACTATGAAACCGCCAGATGGTTCGGGCAAAAACTGCAGGAGGACTACGATAAACCCTTCTTCATGGCCGTTGGAATCTCCAAGCCGCATCTGCCGTTTCATGCCCCTCAGGAATATTTCGACCTCTATCCGCTGGAGTCCGTGAAGGTGCCTGAATTCCGGATGGATGACCTCGATGACATTCTCGATGCCAACGGGAAAAAGGCCTTTAAGCCACATGTGGATTTTCTGTGGTGCCAGGAATACGGGGTGATGAAGGAGGCCGTTCAAGCCTATCTGGCGACCATCAGCTATGCTGATGAATGTGTAGGCGTGGTGCTGGATGCTTTGGCCAAGAGTAAATATGCCGATAATACGATCGTGGTCATTTGGGGCGATCACGGTTGGCACCTGGGCGAAAAGCTCAAGTTCCGCAAGGCCTCGCTCTGGCGGGAATCCACCCAGTTGCCGCTGATCATTAAAACGCCGGGAATGAAAAAACGACAGGATTGCATGCGCAACGTCAACCTGATCGATCTCTATCCCTCCCTGGTCGACCTGTGCGGGCTGCCGGAAAAGGAACTGGACGGAAAAACGATCCGGCCGTTGCTGGAGAATCCTGAAAAAGAGTGGGAACCGACCGTCACGACGCAGGGCAAGGGAAACCATTCTGTTATTTCCGAAAAGTGGCATTACATGACCTATGCGAGGGGGTTCGAGGAGTTGTATGACCTTGAAAATGATCCGATGGAGTGGACGAATCTGGTGCAGTCGAATCCCGAGAAGGCAAAGGCGGTCATTGCGAAGCTGAAGCCCTACCTGCCAAAGCACGATGCGAACGAAATCCCGAAAAGCACCCAGAACAAGTCGATCAAGCAAATGGACGTGACCATCAAACCTCGCCGTGATTTAATGAAACTGAAATAA
- a CDS encoding AraC family transcriptional regulator translates to MSLIRSSELFVEHAFPIAVERVAQRSLLKRELHRHEYFEILFVEQGTLVNCFRNEEISLYPGDMLIMKPYVLHALSDTTGQDRTAYCCSFLPRAVDSGIQSLESLQTSLSPNRYFFQSLFPLGEDAVGAIRIKVDGERKDQMDTLFRQLRDETHDASERAKARVRLLFLELLLLLAHESRKDDLHTETVHLQMGDSASRYQAGIRKTLNYIHDHFSEALRYSDLVAMSGASETYFSRLFKHETGMTYQNYVNCLRIEEACALLRETGDSALDICYAVGFNDYTHFRRRFKKYAGMTPIQFRKQ, encoded by the coding sequence ATGTCTTTGATCAGATCCAGTGAGTTGTTTGTTGAGCATGCCTTCCCGATCGCGGTGGAGCGGGTGGCACAGCGTTCGCTATTGAAGCGGGAACTGCACCGGCATGAATATTTTGAAATACTCTTTGTGGAGCAGGGTACCCTTGTCAACTGTTTCAGAAACGAGGAAATCAGTTTGTATCCCGGCGATATGCTTATCATGAAGCCGTATGTTCTCCACGCGCTTTCCGATACGACCGGTCAGGATAGAACGGCGTACTGTTGCAGCTTCCTGCCCCGGGCCGTGGACAGCGGAATCCAATCGTTGGAAAGCCTCCAAACCTCCCTGTCGCCGAACCGATATTTCTTCCAGTCCCTGTTTCCTTTGGGGGAGGACGCGGTCGGTGCAATCCGAATCAAGGTGGATGGGGAGCGGAAAGACCAAATGGACACGCTGTTCCGCCAGTTAAGGGATGAAACACACGATGCCTCAGAACGGGCAAAAGCCCGCGTACGTCTGCTTTTTCTTGAACTTCTGCTTTTGCTCGCCCATGAATCCCGGAAGGATGATCTGCATACTGAAACGGTACATTTGCAGATGGGGGATTCCGCGTCGCGCTATCAGGCCGGGATCCGAAAAACCCTGAACTACATCCACGACCATTTCAGCGAAGCGCTGCGGTATTCCGACCTGGTCGCCATGAGTGGTGCTTCGGAAACCTATTTCAGCCGACTGTTTAAGCACGAGACTGGTATGACGTACCAGAATTATGTTAACTGCTTGCGCATTGAGGAGGCGTGTGCGCTGCTCCGGGAGACTGGCGATAGTGCCCTCGATATCTGCTATGCGGTTGGATTCAACGATTATACCCATTTTCGCCGCCGGTTCAAAAAGTACGCCGGCATGACGCCGATCCAGTTCAGAAAACAGTAA
- a CDS encoding PEP-CTERM sorting domain-containing protein produces MTKKRIRSVAIAGVAMACGVLNSDAVVINFTAAEGYVDGNLGAHADWNESAAGTYVVNATTGTAAVKGPSGTFKNAKYVGSGGTLTNNNYVMESTFALDVTGANLDPGTGNVILNRTGYEGGGSLFVSLRQKNGANGTFDLWMWSDITGASVNDSGAALTAAAIGLAHDGSVWTDMASDQLKIIHSAQYDSDAGTWTQSSELWNLAGEGTLLTSLSREITENDGSFLTADNTARIDSGRLDLQPNMTYSYDRIQIDQVPEPATLGLIALSGGGLLWVRHFMVL; encoded by the coding sequence ATGACAAAAAAAAGGATCAGATCAGTAGCCATCGCGGGGGTCGCGATGGCTTGCGGAGTGCTGAACAGCGATGCGGTCGTGATCAACTTTACGGCGGCTGAGGGGTATGTAGACGGAAATTTAGGCGCCCATGCCGACTGGAACGAATCGGCAGCAGGGACCTATGTGGTTAATGCGACCACCGGTACCGCTGCCGTAAAGGGGCCCTCCGGGACTTTCAAGAATGCTAAATATGTCGGCAGCGGCGGAACGTTGACCAACAATAATTATGTAATGGAAAGTACATTTGCACTTGATGTGACCGGTGCCAATCTTGACCCAGGGACAGGGAATGTGATTCTTAACCGTACCGGGTATGAGGGCGGCGGGTCGCTGTTTGTCTCGCTTCGCCAGAAGAATGGAGCGAATGGCACGTTCGACTTGTGGATGTGGAGCGATATCACCGGTGCATCGGTCAACGACTCCGGTGCGGCTCTCACTGCTGCAGCCATCGGACTTGCTCATGATGGTTCAGTCTGGACCGATATGGCTTCGGATCAGCTCAAGATCATACACTCTGCGCAGTACGACAGCGATGCGGGAACCTGGACACAATCGTCGGAGTTGTGGAACTTGGCTGGTGAAGGCACGCTGCTCACCAGCCTGAGCAGAGAAATCACGGAAAACGATGGTTCATTCCTTACTGCGGACAACACAGCCCGCATCGACTCTGGGCGTCTGGATCTGCAGCCTAATATGACCTATTCGTATGACCGTATTCAGATCGATCAGGTTCCTGAGCCTGCCACACTGGGACTGATTGCGCTGAGCGGTGGTGGCCTGCTGTGGGTTCGACATTTTATGGTACTGTAA